One Alnus glutinosa chromosome 3, dhAlnGlut1.1, whole genome shotgun sequence genomic region harbors:
- the LOC133863715 gene encoding uncharacterized membrane protein At1g16860-like isoform X1: MGSRFPSHQLRNGLYVSGRPEQPKEKTPTMSSAAMPYTGGDIKKSGELGKMFDIPVDGSKSRKSGPMSGAPSRTGSLGGSATHSGPMANAAARAGYTTSGPVSSGGMSGSASLKKSNSGPLNKHGEPLKKSSGPQSGGVTPTGRQNSGPLPPVLPTTGLITSGPISSGPLNSSGAPRKVSGPLEFMGSMKLQGSAVVHNQAVTILTQDDDFSFKKNFPKLVLWSLILLFVMGFIAGGFILGAVHNSILLIVVVVLFGAVAALFIWNTFWVRRAIIDYVSRYPDSELRTAKNGQYVKVSGVVTCGNVPLESSFQNIPRCVYTSTSLFEYRGWDSKAANPSHRHFTWGLRSLERRVADFYISDFQSGLRALVKTGYGARVTPYVDDSIVIDVNPENEELSQEFIRWLGERNLSTDDRLMRLKEGYIKEGSTVSVMGVVQRNDNVLMIVPPPEPFTTGCQWAKCIFPASLEGVVLRCEDTTKNDVIPV; this comes from the exons ATGGGTTCCAGATTCCCATCTCATCAGCTAAGAAATGGCCTTTATGTATCAGGGCGGCCAGAGCAGCCAAAGGAAAAAACTCCAACCATGAGCTCTGCCGCCATGCCTTATACTGGTGGAGATATCAAGAAGTCGGGGGAACTTGGAAAAATGTTTGATATCCCTGTCGATGGCTCTAAATCTAGGAAATCTGGACCTATGAGTGGTGCTCCTTCAAGGACTGGATCTCTTGGAGGCTCTGCTACACATTCAGGACCAATGGCTAATGCTGCAGCACGGGCTGGGTATACCACTTCAGGTCCTGTATCTTCCGGAGGCATGTCTGGTTCGGCTTCATTAAAGAAATCGAATTCTGGACCACTAAATAAGCATGGTGAGCCTTTGAAGAAGTCATCTGGTCCTCAATCTGGCGGAGTAACACCAACAGGCCGCCAAAACTCTGGGCCTCTTCCTCCTGTGCTCCCTACAACAGGTCTCATTACATCTGGGCCCATTTCTTCAGGCCCTCTAAATTCTTCTGGGGCCCCTAGGAAGGTATCTGGTCCTTTAGAATTTATGGGATCGATGAAATTACAAGGTTCCGCTGTTGTTCACAATCAGGCTGTGACTATTCTTACCCAAGATGATGACTTTTCCTTCAAGAAGAACTTTCCTAAGTTAGTGTTGTGGTCACTAATTCTACTTTTTGTGATGGGGTTCATTGCTGGTGGTTTTATTCTTGGAGCAGTCCACAATTCCATTCTCCTCATTGTGGTTGTGGTTCTTTTCGGTGCAGTTGCTGCATTATTCATCTGGAATACTTTTTGGGTGAGAAGAGCTATTATTGATTATGTTTCTCGTTATCCTGATTCAGAGCTTAGAACTGCAAAGAATGGGCAATATGTGAAGGTCTCTGGG GTGGTCACCTGTGGTAACGTGCCCCTTGAGTCATCTTTCCAAAATATTCCTAGATGTGTATATACGTCTACAAGTTTATTTGAGTATCGAGGATGGGATTCAAAAGCTGCCAACCCTTCACACCGTCATTTTACTTGGGGTCTCAGATCATTGGAA AGGCGCGTGGCTGACTTCTACATCTCCGATTTCCAGTCTGGGTTAAGAGCGTTGGTAAAGACTGGCTATGGAGCAAGGGTGACTCCTTATGTTGACGACTCAATTGTCATTGATGTTAATCCAGAGAATGAAGAATTGTCCCAAGAGTTCATCAGGTGGCTGGGGGAGAGGAACCTCTCAACAGACGATCGCCTAATGCGGTTGAAAGAAGG GTATATCAAAGAAGGAAGCACAGTTAGCGTAATGGGAGTTGTTCAGAGAAATGACAATGTGCTTATGATTGTCCCTCCGCCGGAGCCATTCACAACGGGATGCCAATGGGCAAAATGTATTTTCCCTGCTAGCCTCGAGGGTGTTGTTTTAAGGTGCGAAGACACTACGAAGAATGATGTCATACCAGTTTAG
- the LOC133863715 gene encoding uncharacterized membrane protein At1g16860-like isoform X2, giving the protein MGSRFPSHQLRNGLYVSGRPEQPKEKTPTMSSAAMPYTGGDIKKSGELGKMFDIPVDGSKSRKSGPMSGAPSRTGSLGGSATHSGPMANAAARAGYTTSGPVSSGGMSGSASLKKSNSGPLNKHGEPLKKSSGPQSGGVTPTGRQNSGPLPPVLPTTGLITSGPISSGPLNSSGAPRKVSGPLEFMGSMKLQGSAVVHNQAVTILTQDDDFSFKKNFPKLVLWSLILLFVMGFIAGGFILGAVHNSILLIVVVVLFGAVAALFIWNTFWVRRAIIDYVSRYPDSELRTAKNGQYVKVSGVVTCGNVPLESSFQNIPRCVYTSTSLFEYRGWDSKAANPSHRHFTWGLRSLESGLRALVKTGYGARVTPYVDDSIVIDVNPENEELSQEFIRWLGERNLSTDDRLMRLKEGYIKEGSTVSVMGVVQRNDNVLMIVPPPEPFTTGCQWAKCIFPASLEGVVLRCEDTTKNDVIPV; this is encoded by the exons ATGGGTTCCAGATTCCCATCTCATCAGCTAAGAAATGGCCTTTATGTATCAGGGCGGCCAGAGCAGCCAAAGGAAAAAACTCCAACCATGAGCTCTGCCGCCATGCCTTATACTGGTGGAGATATCAAGAAGTCGGGGGAACTTGGAAAAATGTTTGATATCCCTGTCGATGGCTCTAAATCTAGGAAATCTGGACCTATGAGTGGTGCTCCTTCAAGGACTGGATCTCTTGGAGGCTCTGCTACACATTCAGGACCAATGGCTAATGCTGCAGCACGGGCTGGGTATACCACTTCAGGTCCTGTATCTTCCGGAGGCATGTCTGGTTCGGCTTCATTAAAGAAATCGAATTCTGGACCACTAAATAAGCATGGTGAGCCTTTGAAGAAGTCATCTGGTCCTCAATCTGGCGGAGTAACACCAACAGGCCGCCAAAACTCTGGGCCTCTTCCTCCTGTGCTCCCTACAACAGGTCTCATTACATCTGGGCCCATTTCTTCAGGCCCTCTAAATTCTTCTGGGGCCCCTAGGAAGGTATCTGGTCCTTTAGAATTTATGGGATCGATGAAATTACAAGGTTCCGCTGTTGTTCACAATCAGGCTGTGACTATTCTTACCCAAGATGATGACTTTTCCTTCAAGAAGAACTTTCCTAAGTTAGTGTTGTGGTCACTAATTCTACTTTTTGTGATGGGGTTCATTGCTGGTGGTTTTATTCTTGGAGCAGTCCACAATTCCATTCTCCTCATTGTGGTTGTGGTTCTTTTCGGTGCAGTTGCTGCATTATTCATCTGGAATACTTTTTGGGTGAGAAGAGCTATTATTGATTATGTTTCTCGTTATCCTGATTCAGAGCTTAGAACTGCAAAGAATGGGCAATATGTGAAGGTCTCTGGG GTGGTCACCTGTGGTAACGTGCCCCTTGAGTCATCTTTCCAAAATATTCCTAGATGTGTATATACGTCTACAAGTTTATTTGAGTATCGAGGATGGGATTCAAAAGCTGCCAACCCTTCACACCGTCATTTTACTTGGGGTCTCAGATCATTGGAA TCTGGGTTAAGAGCGTTGGTAAAGACTGGCTATGGAGCAAGGGTGACTCCTTATGTTGACGACTCAATTGTCATTGATGTTAATCCAGAGAATGAAGAATTGTCCCAAGAGTTCATCAGGTGGCTGGGGGAGAGGAACCTCTCAACAGACGATCGCCTAATGCGGTTGAAAGAAGG GTATATCAAAGAAGGAAGCACAGTTAGCGTAATGGGAGTTGTTCAGAGAAATGACAATGTGCTTATGATTGTCCCTCCGCCGGAGCCATTCACAACGGGATGCCAATGGGCAAAATGTATTTTCCCTGCTAGCCTCGAGGGTGTTGTTTTAAGGTGCGAAGACACTACGAAGAATGATGTCATACCAGTTTAG